TTCCTGGGAGGCTATCCTTAATTGCTTCCCATTGGTCATCCCTTAAATCATACAACTTTCAACTCCTTTTCTTATTATTAGAAGTTCAGTATATCATAAAAAAAATTAAATGTCGACACTACCTAGAAATTGGACGAATGAAAATGCACTTTGATCATCTGGAAAATTGGGAACATATTGCTCAAAGTGCATAAGCGCTCTTTGTAAGTCTTTTGGCAGATGAACACCTTCATGATAGAGGCTCCCTAGATTATAATGAGCATTAGGGTGACCTAATTTTGCGGCAGCTTCATAACATCGAACAGCTTCTTGAGGGTTTTTTTCAACTTCGACGCCTCTGATATAATGATAACCCACTGTTGTCAGTGCGCGTGAGGATCCTTTATCAGCAGCTCTCTTTGCGTAATCAAAAGCTACTCTTAGATTCTTTTCAACGAATATGCCTTCTTGATACCAGTAATTCAGATTATGGAGAGCCTCTAGGTCTCCATTTTGCACAGCAAGCTGATAATATTTAAAAGCCTTTGCTAAGTTTTGAGGGATACCTAAACCATGCTCATATAAATAACCCAGATTGTTTTGTGCAGCAGCGTGGTTTCGTTTTGCGGCTATTTTGTAATATGTGAGTGCTTTTGGGTAGTTTTGTTTTACTAAAGTGCCGGTGTCATAATATAGAGCTAATTCAGCAATTGCTTTTGTGAAATCGCCTTTTGCGGCTAGTTTAAGATGTTTGATAGCTGCTTCTGGATCATTGTTGAGAAATTCAAACCGACCGAGTGTGTAGTGAATAATGGCGCAGAGAGCCTGGCCAACATGAGGGGATTCACAGAGATCTTTCAAAAGCGCTAGTGCCTTTGGGATATTGGTTTCATGGGCTAATTTTTGATGCTCATCAGCGTCGATTAAATCATCCGCAGATACCAAAAGAGAATAGGCATCGAGACAGTCTTTCCATCCCTGATCTTTGAGCTGCTGAGGCAAAGCATCGCGCTCTGCGGGTTTCAGATAGACAACGAATTTGTCAAAAATTGACTCGGTTTGGGCTTGAAGAGATTGAGGAGAGACCTCAAGAGTGCTCATCGTTACTCTATTGATCACAAATGGATTGCCTCGTTCGATATCATAAAGATAGAATTTAAGCTGCTGTTCTGGTAAGGGTGATTGAGAATCGATTGCTTGTGTCGCTAATGTCATAATAAATACCATTTAAATAAATTTAATGTATAATGTAGTAGAAAGTATGTTTTGTCAATTGATTTTTAAATATTGCGTGCAAAATGAGAGGTGAGCAGTTGTCTGAGATCAGCAAGAGCGCCTTTATCAACATCTGTTTTACCGCCGTGTGGTGCATGGCCGCCTGTTGTGAGATCCCCGATTTTCAGAATGAGCATCCCGCCAGTTCTGCTTCCTTGGCGCGTTTCACCATTGTATTTTTTTGCTAGATGCTCAATGAGCTTATTGACATCAGTGATTGTCATATCATCTTTGTCAAAAAGAGCCTGCATGAGTTTTCGCACCTGACCATCGCAATTCTTGAGATAAAAATGACGCATTGTCGTTTCACGTTTTTTGAGGTCTGTTAAGACTTTTTGGATATGAGCCTTATAATCTTCAAAGTTGTCAGTTTTTGGAGCTTGAGGTTTTTTTGGCGCTTTTTTTGGTTTTTGTGGAGCAGGCATAGGATTCAGATTTGAATTTATAGGAGCTGAAGGTTCTGCTTTTACCTGAGCTTGTGGTGTTGGCACGAATTTTATCGAGACAGCTGGAGAGTAGGTATTCTGTTTTTTTGTGGATGCTGTTCGTTGTCTTAAGGTTGATTTTTTTGCTGGTAGTTTGAGGTCTTTTAAGTATGATTCTGCAATTTCTGCTTCATTGGATGCATTGTTCTCAGGGTTAAAATAATAGACGCGCTCCATGAGTCTTGAGAGCTGATAAATGAAATCTCTGAGTGTATCTTCTGGCAGTAGATCCCAAGCTCTGTCGAGATCAGTGAAGAGGAGGTCGTATATCTCTTTGATTTTTTGCACATCCATATTCTGTGCATTTTCATAGGTGGCAAAGGGCAAGAAAGGGCCTTTGATGAGATATAGGTGAGCCTGTATGTATAAAGGCAGTTTGTGTGCAGGAAGTGCTCGTGAGCTATTTAAAAATTCATTGCGTGAATAGCCGGTCCTAGGAAAATTGCTAATTCTGATGGGGTTAGAGTAAGAGGTTTGCTCTCCTTCATAATGCATTTTAAAATAACGAATTGCCTCTGGTAGGTCTTGAGGGATTTCACCGTTAGAGCGGTATAATAAGGCGCCAACCATGTATTGTGCGGGTTTATGATCTTCATCTGCAGCTCTTTTATACAAGGAGAAAGCCTCAGGGATATTTTTGGGGATGCCCATCCCATAAAAGTGGAGCTGTGCATAATTATAAAAAGCATCAGGGTGATCATGGGCTATTGCTCTTTTATAAAGTTCAATCGCTCTGTCTAGATC
Above is a genomic segment from Alphaproteobacteria bacterium containing:
- a CDS encoding sel1 repeat family protein, coding for MSAISLQPSADPQQTITAYLYDPEYLTPFILEHPRFAKKYTFPLRNLTVHHTPLFERFFILVSKKEREALPDIYKRTGWTKLLKAHYYLFGKEDCPPDFPADERETKVQNLEKSLSILRKKHPILYPTKPSCFTFLTSFFTNWKISAEELNSTEEVTALCQSYLGYFYDSGIGTPKNMEDAAISHHLAVLRKGVMSHFFLANHYWHESLPDMAIPHFEIAAKAGYTPAQSRLGYIYSYKSMTDRAYLANALEWNKRAADQGDRVGQDNLGYLYDSNDDLSIDPDQIEQLYKLSATQGYTTAQHNLGQFYINHNRPHEAIPYLELAAQRFNIESMVLLSNCYHYGIGTEVNYEKAVALYTIGAAKDDPRFINNLGFCYETGIGVEKDLDRAIELYKRAIAHDHPDAFYNYAQLHFYGMGIPKNIPEAFSLYKRAADEDHKPAQYMVGALLYRSNGEIPQDLPEAIRYFKMHYEGEQTSYSNPIRISNFPRTGYSRNEFLNSSRALPAHKLPLYIQAHLYLIKGPFLPFATYENAQNMDVQKIKEIYDLLFTDLDRAWDLLPEDTLRDFIYQLSRLMERVYYFNPENNASNEAEIAESYLKDLKLPAKKSTLRQRTASTKKQNTYSPAVSIKFVPTPQAQVKAEPSAPINSNLNPMPAPQKPKKAPKKPQAPKTDNFEDYKAHIQKVLTDLKKRETTMRHFYLKNCDGQVRKLMQALFDKDDMTITDVNKLIEHLAKKYNGETRQGSRTGGMLILKIGDLTTGGHAPHGGKTDVDKGALADLRQLLTSHFARNI
- a CDS encoding SEL1-like repeat protein, translated to MTLATQAIDSQSPLPEQQLKFYLYDIERGNPFVINRVTMSTLEVSPQSLQAQTESIFDKFVVYLKPAERDALPQQLKDQGWKDCLDAYSLLVSADDLIDADEHQKLAHETNIPKALALLKDLCESPHVGQALCAIIHYTLGRFEFLNNDPEAAIKHLKLAAKGDFTKAIAELALYYDTGTLVKQNYPKALTYYKIAAKRNHAAAQNNLGYLYEHGLGIPQNLAKAFKYYQLAVQNGDLEALHNLNYWYQEGIFVEKNLRVAFDYAKRAADKGSSRALTTVGYHYIRGVEVEKNPQEAVRCYEAAAKLGHPNAHYNLGSLYHEGVHLPKDLQRALMHFEQYVPNFPDDQSAFSFVQFLGSVDI